In the genome of Capricornis sumatraensis isolate serow.1 unplaced genomic scaffold, serow.2 scaffold116, whole genome shotgun sequence, one region contains:
- the LOC138072536 gene encoding basic proline-rich protein-like translates to GRGRGARTRRTRPRATRRPPGSPLPTAAAAVTAAQHAARHPGPSGDGGVRGRREARLPPPRGPDRPDPKADGRPPPGVFKPPRRDALGTWRGGGGRGARRAPTGPRPDADHRPPTTASPPAAARGPRRCRPVTHGGPPPRAGRPPPGGPHRAPDSQPHPSPRNGAEPFPHRRALTRPPYGPGPAGQPRGREGAGRRPATARQAQSGGTTDDDRPRRTGPGPAAREATGQGERPRDGEAAARRAAQPARRDRRTRAARGPRAGVGERRSWPAPRATGWRGEGGARGNPPHPHRHPRRTLGPTSRDVAGRAGRGEGRTPEATPPGAAQGVSPPPPFPIPRRTGVAAEGEAREPGGAGPGRATAPRSRHARPARVNDPSAGSPTETLLRLLLPLDSQVRPSSQRSARAAGRPRRGRSEGLTKPSNR, encoded by the exons ggacgcgggaggggCGCGCGCACACGCCGCACACGGCCACGGGCCACGCGACGACCGCCGGGCAGCCCCCTCCCGACGGCCGCGGCGGCAGTGACCGCGGCGCAGCACGCCGCGCGCCACCCCGGCCCCTCGGGGGACGGCGGAGTCCGGGGGAGACGGGAGGcacgcctcccgcctccccgcgGGCCCGACCGCCCCGACCCCAAGGCGGACGGGCGACCCCCCCCAGGGGTCTTTAAACCTCCGCGCCGGGACGCGCTAGGTACCTGGAGAGGGGGAGGCGGGCGAGGGGCACGGCGCGCCCCCACGGGCCCCCGCCCCGACGCCGACCACCGACCGCCGACCACCGCGTCCCCGCCCGCGGCCGCGCGCGGGCCTCGGCGCTGCCGGCCCGTGACACACGGGGGGCCCCCGCCGCGCGCCGGTCGACCGCCACCCGGAGGGCCCCACCGGGCGCCAGACAGCCAGCCCCACCCGTCCCCCCGTAACGGGGCAGAGCCCTTTCCCCACCGCCGCGCCCTCACACGCCCCCCGTacgggcccggccccgccggac aGCCCCGAGGCCGGGAGGGCGCGGGGAGGCGCCCGGCGACCGCGCGGCAGGCCCAGAGCGGCGGGACGACCGACGACGACCGGCCGAGGCGGACCGGCCCAGGGCCGGCGGCGCGGGAGGCGACGGGGCAGGGCGAGCGGCCCCGCGACGGGGAAGCCGCCGCCCGTCGCGCCGCACAGCCCGCGAGACGCGACCGGAGGACCCGCGCCGCGCGGGGCccgcgggccggggtgggggagaggcggtCGTGGCCGGCGCCACGGGcgacggggtggcggggggagggaggcgcgcggggcaaccccccccacccccatcggcACCCCCGCCGAACCCTCGGGCCCACCTCGAGGGACGTGGCGGGGAGGGCCGGGCGGGGAGAGGGACGCACGCCGGAGGCGACGCCGCCGGGCGCCGCGCAGggcgtctcccctccccctcccttccccatcccgcgccgcacgggggtggcggcggaaggcgaggctcgcgagccgggcggggcggggccaggccgggcCACCGCGCCACGCTCTCGGCACGCGCGACCTGCACGCGTTAATGATCCTTCCGCAGGTTCACCTACGGAAACCTTGTTACGACTTTTACTTCCTCTAGATAGTCAAGTTCGACCGTCTTCTCAGCGCTCCGCTAGGGCCGCGGGCCGACCCCGGCGGGGCCGATCCGAGGGCCTCACTAAACCATCCAATCGGTAG